CGCGGTCGAGGGCAGGTTCGAGCCGACCTGGTAGATCTCCTGCCACTGCTCGAGGCCCTTGATGGTGTTGGGGTCCGAGAGCGTCGACGTCCACGTGGTGCCGTCGACCGTCGCGAGCTCGCCGCCGTTGGCGAACACCCACGAGATGCCGTTGCGCCAGTCCTGGCCGCCCATCGCGAACCCGGACTGCTTGTCCGTCGTCAGCTTCTTGGCGGCCTCCGTGAACTCGGCGAGCGTCGTGGGGACCTCGACGCCGGCCTCCTTCCAGATGTCCGCGCGGTAGAACATGAAGCGCGAGCCGAAGTAGTACGGCAGCGCGAAGTTCTTGCCGTCGACCGTGCCCGCGTCGACGAGCGGCTTGAGCAGCTTGTCGCCGCCCAGCTCCTCGTACAGCGGGGTCAGGTCGCGGAACGCCCCGACCGTCGTGAACGTGGGCGCCTGTGTGTTGCCGATCTCCACGACGTCGGGCGTGTTGGCCTCGTCGGGCAGGGCGGTGGTCAGCTTGGTGATCAGGTCACCCCAGCCGATCTCCTCGATGACCAGCGTCGAGCCGGGGTTCTCCTCGGCGAACGTGTCCACCAGGTACTTCCGGAGGTCGGCGTTGGTGTCGCTGCCGGCGAGCCAGAGGGTGATCTCCGCGGCCTCGGGGGCGGCCGAGGTACCGCCGCCTCCGTTCGTCGCGGGGTCGGAGGGGTTGTCGTCGCCGGAGCCGCACGCCGTCAGCGCGAGCGTCGCCGCCACGCCGAGAGCCGCGAACCGTAGCATCTTCACGTTGGGGTTCCTCCCGAGAGCGAGGCGAACGCCGGGGCGGCGGTCGCCGGGTTGGAGCTTCGACCTGCAAGGGGGCGGCTCGGGGTCGTCACGTGACCCCGAGCTGCCCTGACAGGACCAGGACTGCCGCACCGGACAGCACCCCGTCCTCGTCGAGCGAGCTCATCCGGACCGACAGGCCACGCCCGATCACGGGCATGGTGCGGGTCCGGACTGCGGA
The Cellulomonas gilvus ATCC 13127 DNA segment above includes these coding regions:
- a CDS encoding sugar ABC transporter substrate-binding protein; this encodes MLRFAALGVAATLALTACGSGDDNPSDPATNGGGGTSAAPEAAEITLWLAGSDTNADLRKYLVDTFAEENPGSTLVIEEIGWGDLITKLTTALPDEANTPDVVEIGNTQAPTFTTVGAFRDLTPLYEELGGDKLLKPLVDAGTVDGKNFALPYYFGSRFMFYRADIWKEAGVEVPTTLAEFTEAAKKLTTDKQSGFAMGGQDWRNGISWVFANGGELATVDGTTWTSTLSDPNTIKGLEQWQEIYQVGSNLPSTARDVAYWDFLNDDPDAPAAATIMAPRWAQWSIGDMTENDKGEEVRDGMADATKFDIFALPGVDGGVAPVFAGGSDIAVSAKSQHPELAENLLRIIFSEEYQTMLGGAGLGPGNSDYVSSLGDDKFATTMIETAQASKQTPPAPGWAAIEGASVYEELFQKIAEGGDVAELAAEYDAKLTPMLNGGAAG